CAGAACCTGCGGCCGTTGGTGCACGTATCCGGGCGTTTCGGTCGGGAACGCAAAGGGTTGGCGTTGATAGTGCCGCTGGCCTGGCACCCACGTAACCGCAACGCATTGATTGTCTGGGATCTTGCTGTCGAGCCGCACCTGCTGCAGGACCTCTCGGCTGAGCAGCTCTGCGAGCGACTTTATACGCGCAACGATCAGCTGGCGCCCGGCGAACAGCGCCCCGGCCTCAAGCTGGTGCATATCAACAAGTGTCCGGTGTTGGCTGATGCAAAAGTATTGCGAGCACAGGATATTGAACGGCTGCAGCTGGATGTGCCGCTGTTGAACGAACGTGCCCAGTGGCTGGCGCAATGGCGCATATCCGGGCAGCAGAAACTGGCTGCGGTATATGCTGAACGTCAGCCGACGTCTCAGGAGGATGCCGGCGAACCGGACCCCGAAACGCAGCTGTATGATGGCTTCATGGCGGATAGAGATCGACAGTTGTTACCGGCTATCCGGCAAGCCGATGGCGCAACATTGAATGCGGCACATTGGCCGCTCCAGGATCAGCGCCTGGCAGATATATTGAAGCGCTATCGCGCGCGTAACTTTCCTGAATCCCTGAGTGATGCTGAGACCGAAGAATGGCATTATTTCTGCAGCCAGAAACTCAGTGGCCGAGCATCGGGTGCGCCACTTACATTTGAAATGTTCATGCGGGATATGGAACAGGCGATGAGTGGAGCGGACGAGGCGCAGCGGGAACTGCTCACACAATGGCAGGAATATGCGTTGGCGCTGATGAAGAAACTGAAAATGAAAAGCCCCGGCATATAGCAGGGGCTTTTTCTTGGTACCAACCTGCGGAGTCGAAACTCAGCCCAGGATGGTTGCCCAACTTTCTACTGTTTCCGCACCGTACTGTTCTTTCCAGGCTTTCAACGTCTTGTGGTTGCCGCCCTTGGTTTCGATGATGTCACCGGTTTTCGGGTTCTTGTACTGTTTGACCTTGCGAGCCCGTTTGACAACAGGTGCGCTGGCCGTTTTGCTGCTGGACAGTTTGTTCTGCGGGTCAAGGAGAGCGATCACATCTTTCTGGCCCTTGCCGTACTGTTCCATCAGTTTGTTCAGCTTCTCTTCAAACTCGAGTTCTTTCTTCAGCTTGTCATCATTTGACAGCGAATTGAGCCGGTCAGTCAGATCGCGAATGGTTTCTTTGATCTGGCGGTATTCCTGCAACATGGACATGGGGGGTTCCTTTTTGAAGTATAGAATCAGTGAGGGTAATAATAGTTTATGGTTAGCGGGATGCACAAGAAGTTAAAGCAGTATCAGCCTGTTTAAATGAATCTTTTTGTGAAGATGCATCTGAATACTTCGTTATGTCGTTGAGGCAGCGTTGAGTAATTTGAAAACACACAGATGATAAGTTCCCTCTTTCTTTGAGTTGAGGCGGCGAAGCGGCTGAAATTTTCTCTGACTCGGAGTAGAATACGCCGCTTTCGAGCTCTAGCCCGACCCTGTGGAGTTGATTTGATGCGTACCTTTCGATTGGTAATCGCCTGCCCCGACCGCGTGGGGATTGTGGCCAAGGTCAGTAACCTGCTGGCAACTCATAATGGCTGGATCACTGAAGCCAACCACCATTCAGACAACCTGTCCGGCTGGTTCTTCATGCGTCACGAAATTCGTGCCGACTCGCTGCCCTTTGATGTGGACGGCTTGCGCGCTGTATTCGCGCCCATCGCTGAAGAGTATGAAATGGAGTGGCATGTCAGCGACTCCGCGCAACGCAAGAAAGTGGTTTTGATGGCCAGCCGCGAATCACATTGTCTGGCTGACTTGTTGCATCGCTTCCATAGCGGTGAGTTGGATTGCGATATAACCAGTGTTATCTCCAACCATAACGACCTGCGCAGTATGGTTGAATGGCACGGCATCCCTTTTCACCATGTCCCTGTTGACCCGCAGGACAAGAAGCCGGCCTTTGATGAAGTTACTCGTCTGGTGAATGCACAGCAGGCGGATTGTATCGTGTTGGCGCGCTATATGCAGATTCTGCCTGCCGATCTATGTGAGCAATATGCCCGGCGCGTGATCAATATTCATCATAGCTTTCTGCCTTCTTTTGTTGGTGCTCGTCCCTACCATCAGGCAGCGCAGCGCGGGGTAAAACTCATTGGCGCTACTTGCCACTATGTTACTGAAGAGCTGGATGCCGGTCCGATTATCGAACAGGACGTAGTACGCATTACCCATCGACATAATGCCGATGACATGGTTCGTCTCGGTAAAGATGTAGAAAAAATGGTGCTTTCCCGTGGTTTGCGCTATCACTTGGAAGACAGAGTGTTAGTTCACGATAATAAAACCGTGGTATTTGGCTGAGTTTGACCTGCCCGATGCCCCGGCGATAACAGGCGGGAGCGAGACGGTATGCTCAAGTCATTGAAAGTGCGCGACTACATGAATAGGGAGCCGGTAACCTTCTCTCCGGAAACGGATTTGTTCAAGGCGGTCGATCTGTTGTTGGCCCATCGTATTTCCGGTGCGTCGGTAATCGACGCTCAGGGTTATCTGGTGGGCGTTCTATCAGAGAGTGATTGCCTGCGTGCGATTCTCGGCGGCAGCTATTTTGAAGAAGTGGGCGGTACGGTTGCTTCATTCATGAGTGAAGTGGTGGAAACCATCGATGCTGACGCCAATATTCTCAAGGCAGCGGAACACTTCGTGGAAAGGAACCGCCGACGCCTGCCGGTGATGGAACAGGGGCGACTGGTGGGGCAGATAAGCCGTCGCGATCTGTTGGTGGCGTTGAAGTCGTTCAATGATCATGGTGTGCCGAAGACGGGTTGAGAATAAAAAAGCCGCACCCGGAAGGGTGCGGCTTTTGTTTACTGCAGCATTAATCAGGCACTTTCAGCAGCAGTAGTCTCAGCCGGAGCCGAGGTGCGGATCAGGTGGTCGAAGGCAGCCAGCGACGCTGTTGCGCCTGCGCCCATGGAAATGACGATCTGCTTGAAAGGCACAGTCGTCACATCACCTGCGGCAAACACACCGGGTACCGAGGTGGCACCGCGAGCGTCGATCTCGATCTCGCCGAAGCGGGTCAGGTTGACGTCGCTGTCCTTCAGCCAGTCGGTATTGGGGATCAGACCGATCTGGACGAAGATACCGGCTACATCAACGTCAGCACTTTCACCCGAGGCGCGGTCGGTGTAGGTCAACCCGACCACCTTGTTGCCGTCACCACGCACCTGAGTGGTGGCTGCGTTGCGGATGATCTTCACGTTTGGCAGTGAGCGAGCCTTGCGCTGCAGAACCTCGTCCGCACGCAGCGTATCGCTGAACTCCAGCACAGTGACATGCTCAACGATACCTGCCAGGTCGATGGCGGCTTCGATACCCGAGTTCCCACCGCCGATGACTGCTACGCGCTTGCCCTTGAACAGCGGGCCGTCACAGTGGGGGCAGTAGGCTACGCCCTTGCCGCGGTATTCCTGCTCGCCGGGCACGTTCATTTCTCTCCAGCGTGCGCCGGTGGCCAGAATGACCGACTTGCTGCGCAGGGTAGCGCCGCTTTCCAGCTCAATCTCAACCAGGCCATTAGTCGCCAGCTTGGCAGCCGACTGTTCGGTGATCACGTCAATGTCGTATTCCTTGACGTGTTGTTCCAGGCTGGCCACTAGTTTCGGGCCTTCGGTGTAGGGCACGGAAATGAAGTTCTCGATGCCGACCGTGTCCATCACCTGACCACCAAAGCGTTCAGCGACCAGCGCCGTACGGATGCCCTTGCGTGCGGAGTAGATGGCTGCTGCAGCACCGGCCGGGCCACCACCGACAACCAGCACTTCGTAGGGTGCTCTTTCATTGAGCTCGGCAGCGGCGCGTTGCGCAGCACCGCTGTCCACCTTGTTGACGATCTCAGCCAGTGTCATACGGCCCTGTCCGAAATGCTCACCATTCAGGAATACGGTAGGCACGGCCATGATCTGGCGGCTCTCGACCTCATCCTTGAACAGCGCACCGTCGATCATCACGTGAGTGATGTTCGGGTTCAGCGTGGACATCAGGTTCAGCGCCTGAACCACGTCCGGGCAGTTCTGACAGGACAGGGAGATATAGGTCTCGAAGTGGAACTCGCCTTCGAGATTGCGGATCTGCTCCAGCAGCGCCGGGTCAGCCTTGGACGGGTGACCGCCGGCTTGCAGCAGAGCCAGAACCAGTGAGGTGAACTCGTGGCCCATCGGGATACCGGCGAAACGCACGCGGGGGCTCTGACCGGCTTCGGCAATGCCCATGCTCGGGGTGCGTTGATCAACGGCATCAGTCAGCCCGATTTTGCTCGACATCTCGGCAATTTCGGCCGCGAGTTCATACAATTCTTTGCCCTTGGGGCTGTCATCTACGGACACGCTGATTTCGATCGGCTTGGCGATGTTCTGCAGGTACGTGTCCAGTTGTTTCTTCAGATTGGCGTCCAACATAGGGTGCGTGTCCTGTGAAATGGGTTGCTCAGGTAAATTCTGGATATAAAAAACCCAGCCCGCCGACTGGGCGCAGAGCGCCGCAGCGGGCCGGGTTATCAGGCAGGCTTAGATCTTGCCAACCAGGTCCAGCGAAGGAGCCAGAGTGGCTTCGCCTTCTTCCCACTTGGCCGGGCAAACTTCGCCTGGGTGGGCTGCAACGTACTGAGCGGCTTTGATCTTGCGCAGCAGGTCAGCAGCGTTACGGCCGATGCCTTCAGCAGTGATTTCGATCGCCTGGATGACGCCTTGCGGGTCAACGATGAAAGTACCGCGGTTAGCCAGACCTTGATCTTCGCGCAGGATTTCAAAGTTGCGGCTGATCTGCAGAGTCGGGTCACCGATCATGGTGTACTTGATCTTGCCGATGGTCTCGGAGCTGTCGTGCCATGCTTTGTGGGTGAAGTGGGTATCGGTAGATACGGAGTAAACTTCAACGCCCAGCTTCTGCAGCTCTTCGTAATGGTCAGCAACGTCGCCCAGTTCGGTCGGGCAAACGAAGGTGAAGTCGGCTGGGTAGAAGAAGAATACGCCCCACTTGCCTTTAACGTCGGTGTCGGAAACGGTGATGAACTCACCGTTCTTGAACGCTTCAGCGGTAAACGGCTTGATTTCGGTATTGATAACGGACATTGAAGACTCCTTGTTGAGCTTTTTGTCTATGGGTTGGAAACAGTGCTTATAGTAGAGCTGTCGGATGCATACTTAAAATAAATTCAGTCTAAGCACCGGATAGCTTTTATCTATATGGCGGCGGCACTGAGTTTTTCAAGCCTGAATCAATAAAATTGATTTAGGTCAATTTTCATTATTCATGCTATGAATTGTGACGATTCAGCCGCTGATACAAGATAGCCAGAATAGCATGCCGCTCCTAGCCTTGAGAGTAAGCCCTCGGCATGTCGGTTCCATGAATGCCGGGTTTCACTTATCGAGGAGGTCATGGGATGGATTTTGCCTACAGCGTCAGAACCGAAACACTCCGCCAACAGGTTCGCGGTTTTCTGGACCAGCACATTGTACCGCGTCTTGCCGAATGGCACGGAGAAGTTGCGGCAGGAAGTTTCCCGGTGTCCTTCATGGGGGATCTGAAAGCGTTGGCGAAGGAAGAGGGACTGTGGAACCTGTTTCTCCCTTCGTTGCATGCCGACGAACCGGGGCAGGGACTGAGTAATCTTGAGTATGCCCCATTGGCGGAAATCATGGGGCGGGTCAGTTGGGCCTCGGAGGTCTTCAACTGCAACGCGCCGGATACCGGCAACATGGAGCTGCTGCACATGTTCGCTACGCGGGAGCAGAACCAACGTTGGTTGCAGCCGCTGCTCAACGGTGAAATCCGCTCGGCCTTCGCCATGACCGAGCCGGATGTGGCCTCATCCGATGCGAGCAATATCCAGACGCTGATCCGCCGTGAGGGTGATGAGTATGTGATCAATGGGCGCAAGTGGTTCATTACCAATGCATCGCATCCCGATTGCGCCTTTCTGATTGTCATGGGCAAGACCGATCCCGATGGTGATGCGCGTCGCCAGCAGAGCATGGTTATTGTGCCGTTCGACACCCCCGGCGTGGAGTTGGTACGCAATATCCCGGTCATGCATCATCTGGCACCGGAAGGCCACAGTGAGCTGATATTTCGTAATGTGCGGGTGCCGTTGGGCAACCTGTTGGGCGGCGAGGGTGACGGTTTCATGATGGCTCAGGCGCGCCTCGGGCCGGGCCGGGTGCATCACTGTATGCGCGCGATCGGTATGGCTGAGTTGGCCTTGGAGTTAATGGTGGATCGGGCTCAGGAGCGCAAGACCTTTGGCCGCTATCTGCATCAGCACGGCAGCATCTCCGAGTGGATCGCCCGCTCTCGGATGGAGATCGAACAGGCGCGGCTGCTGGTACTGAAGACCGCCTGGATGATCGACAACGTCGGCGCCAAGGGTGCGCGCAAGGAAATCGCCATGATCAAGGCGGTGGTACCGGGCATGCTGAGCCAGGTGGTGGACAGGGCCATGCAGGTATTCGGCGCCATGGGCTTGACGCCTGATACGCCGCTGGCTGATCTATGGATCAGCTCGCGCTGCCTGCGCATTGCCGATGGGCCGGATGAGGTCCATCTGCGCAGCATCGCGCGATTGGAAATCGATGGGGCGCAGGAACGGCGAGGTTGCAGCAGCGACTATCTGACTCCGGCGGATGTTCTGCGCGCCAGGTAGGACGCTGTTCATTTTGTGGGAGCGGTTTTGCCCGCGAGGTTTTGCTGCAGGCACCCTTCGCGGCCAAGGCTGCTTCCACAAGAACAGCCGGTGGAGATCAGATTGGCAAGAACCATAGAATTTCCCACGCAAGCTCATTCGCCCCGGATATCGCCAGGTCGAGCCCCGTCTTGACCTTGATCAAAGACCTTTAGCGCCATTGGGCGCAGAGTCTCGGGCTGTCTTTGATCACAGGGAGTTCCCATGCAACTGGTCTGTCCTGCAGGCAGTCTGCCTGCTCTCAAGGCAGCGGTGCGTCAGGGCGCCGATGCTGTCTATACCGGCTTTCGCGACGATACCAACGCTCGTCATTTCGCTGGTCTCAACTTTACCGACAAACAGTTGGAACAGGGGCTTGAGCTGATCCGTAAGGAAGGTCGCAAGCTGTTTATCGCGGTCAACACCTATGCCCTTCCGGATGGCTGGCAGCGCTGGCAGCGGGCGGTGGACCAAGCCGCCGATCTGGGAGTAGACGCGCTGATCGTCGGTGACCCCGGTATCATGGCCTATGCCAGCAAACGCTATCCTGCACTGAATCTGCACCTGTCGGTGCAAGGCTCTGCCACCAATGCCGGTGCGCTGAATTTCTATCATGAGCACTACGGCATCCGCCGTACGGTATTACCACGCGTGCTGTCGCTGAATCAGGTGAAGCAGGTAGCGGCATCCAGCCCGGTGCCGGTGGAAGTCTTCGCTTTTGGCAGTCTGTGCATCATGGCCGAAGGGCGCTGTCATCTATCGTCTTATGTCACCGGCGAGTCACCGAACCTGTCCGGTGTCTGTTCGCCTGCAAGCGCAGTGCGCTGGCAGGAAGAACCTGATGGGCTTACCTCACGGCTCAGCGGTGTACTGATCGATCGTTATCAGGAGAGTGAGCCCGCCGGCTATCCGACCCTGTGCAAGGGGCGTTTCATGGTGCACGGCAAGCGCTTTCACGCGTTGGAGGAGCCAACCAGTCTGAACACCATGGACCTGATTCCCGAGCTGACCAGCATCGGCGTCAAGGCGGTCAAGATCGAAGGTCGCCAGCGCAGTCCGGCCTATGCCGAGCAAGTCACCGGTGTCTGGCGCCAGGCATTGGACAGCTACAAGGCCAACCCGCAGAGGTTTGCTGTTGAAGACCGTTGGCGCCGGGTATTGGACGGCGTATCCGAGGGCAGCCAGACCACCCTGGGCGCGTATCACCGCGCCTGGCAGTAGGAGAAAAAGAAAGATGAAACTGACGCTGGGTCCGATTTTGTTCTACTGGCATCGCCAGCAGATCATGGATTTCTATGCTGATATGAGCGAGCAGCCGCTGGATGTGATTTACCTGGGGGAAACCGTCTGCTCCAAACGCCGTGCCCTGTCATTGGACGACTGGATTGGCTTGGCCCGCGATGTGCGCGAGGCCAGCGGTGCCGAGGTGGTGTTGTCGGGACTGGCATTGATCGAAGCGGCTTCGGAGTTGTCGAGCCTGCGGCGACTCTGTGAGAACGGCGAGATCAAGGTCGAGGCCAACGACATGGCCGCAGTGCATTACCTGAGCGGCAAGGGTGTAGAGTTTGTCGGCGGTCCGCCGCTGAATCTGTACAACGCCTTTGCTCTGGAAGAGCTGATCCGCAATGGCATGACCCGTTGGGTGCCGCCGGTTGAGTGTTCCGCGGACCTCTTGGCCGCGTTGATGCAGCAGGCGCAAGCGAATGACCTGGCCCTTCCGGAGATCGAAGTATTTGCCTGGGGTCATCTGCCGCTGGCCTATTCCGCCCGCTGCTTCACTGCCCGCGCGGAGAACCTGTCCAAGGACGATTGCGGGTTCATCTGCCAAAATTACCCCGAGGGGGTGCCGCTGACCAGTCAGGAGGGCCAGGCGGTATTCACGCTGAATGGTATTCAGACCATGTCTTCCGCGCCGACCAATCTGCTGGCTGAATACCCGCGCATGGCGCGTATGGGGATCGATGCGCTGCGGCTGAGTCCGCGTGCGCAGGATATGGCGCAGGTGGTGCAGATGTTCGATGCGGTGCGGCAGGGTGCGACTCCGCCGCTGGCGCTGGATGGCTGCAATGGTTATTGGCATGGCCAGGCGGGCATGCTGCGGGTAGATGAGGTCGGATTATGCTGAACGCGGCCAATCTGCTGTTACGCGCTGGGGCGCCGGTATTGCCGCTGAGCCGGCACGTGCCATTTATCGTGCAGAAGTTGATGATCGAAAAGGCGATGGCACGGCTGTTTGCCCAGCCGCTGGAG
Above is a genomic segment from Halopseudomonas litoralis containing:
- the sbcB gene encoding exodeoxyribonuclease I, with the protein product MSKSIFWYDFESTGIDPRRDRPLQVAGVRTDEDLQEIGEPLCIDCRISPDVLPHPKACLVTGISPDRALRGLPEAQFIHLLHEQMAVPGTCTAGYNNLRYDDEMTRFSLYRNYFDPYAREWQGGNSRWDLLDALRTAHALRPDGINWPQQDGFTSLRLELLTAANGIDHGQAHDALADVRATIAMARLLKQAQPRLYQYLYDLRSKHKVSELIDLQNLRPLVHVSGRFGRERKGLALIVPLAWHPRNRNALIVWDLAVEPHLLQDLSAEQLCERLYTRNDQLAPGEQRPGLKLVHINKCPVLADAKVLRAQDIERLQLDVPLLNERAQWLAQWRISGQQKLAAVYAERQPTSQEDAGEPDPETQLYDGFMADRDRQLLPAIRQADGATLNAAHWPLQDQRLADILKRYRARNFPESLSDAETEEWHYFCSQKLSGRASGAPLTFEMFMRDMEQAMSGADEAQRELLTQWQEYALALMKKLKMKSPGI
- a CDS encoding histone-like nucleoid-structuring protein, MvaT/MvaU family; translation: MSMLQEYRQIKETIRDLTDRLNSLSNDDKLKKELEFEEKLNKLMEQYGKGQKDVIALLDPQNKLSSSKTASAPVVKRARKVKQYKNPKTGDIIETKGGNHKTLKAWKEQYGAETVESWATILG
- the ahpF gene encoding alkyl hydroperoxide reductase subunit F, whose product is MLDANLKKQLDTYLQNIAKPIEISVSVDDSPKGKELYELAAEIAEMSSKIGLTDAVDQRTPSMGIAEAGQSPRVRFAGIPMGHEFTSLVLALLQAGGHPSKADPALLEQIRNLEGEFHFETYISLSCQNCPDVVQALNLMSTLNPNITHVMIDGALFKDEVESRQIMAVPTVFLNGEHFGQGRMTLAEIVNKVDSGAAQRAAAELNERAPYEVLVVGGGPAGAAAAIYSARKGIRTALVAERFGGQVMDTVGIENFISVPYTEGPKLVASLEQHVKEYDIDVITEQSAAKLATNGLVEIELESGATLRSKSVILATGARWREMNVPGEQEYRGKGVAYCPHCDGPLFKGKRVAVIGGGNSGIEAAIDLAGIVEHVTVLEFSDTLRADEVLQRKARSLPNVKIIRNAATTQVRGDGNKVVGLTYTDRASGESADVDVAGIFVQIGLIPNTDWLKDSDVNLTRFGEIEIDARGATSVPGVFAAGDVTTVPFKQIVISMGAGATASLAAFDHLIRTSAPAETTAAESA
- a CDS encoding U32 family peptidase; translation: MKLTLGPILFYWHRQQIMDFYADMSEQPLDVIYLGETVCSKRRALSLDDWIGLARDVREASGAEVVLSGLALIEAASELSSLRRLCENGEIKVEANDMAAVHYLSGKGVEFVGGPPLNLYNAFALEELIRNGMTRWVPPVECSADLLAALMQQAQANDLALPEIEVFAWGHLPLAYSARCFTARAENLSKDDCGFICQNYPEGVPLTSQEGQAVFTLNGIQTMSSAPTNLLAEYPRMARMGIDALRLSPRAQDMAQVVQMFDAVRQGATPPLALDGCNGYWHGQAGMLRVDEVGLC
- the purU gene encoding formyltetrahydrofolate deformylase; the protein is MRTFRLVIACPDRVGIVAKVSNLLATHNGWITEANHHSDNLSGWFFMRHEIRADSLPFDVDGLRAVFAPIAEEYEMEWHVSDSAQRKKVVLMASRESHCLADLLHRFHSGELDCDITSVISNHNDLRSMVEWHGIPFHHVPVDPQDKKPAFDEVTRLVNAQQADCIVLARYMQILPADLCEQYARRVINIHHSFLPSFVGARPYHQAAQRGVKLIGATCHYVTEELDAGPIIEQDVVRITHRHNADDMVRLGKDVEKMVLSRGLRYHLEDRVLVHDNKTVVFG
- a CDS encoding CBS domain-containing protein; the encoded protein is MLKSLKVRDYMNREPVTFSPETDLFKAVDLLLAHRISGASVIDAQGYLVGVLSESDCLRAILGGSYFEEVGGTVASFMSEVVETIDADANILKAAEHFVERNRRRLPVMEQGRLVGQISRRDLLVALKSFNDHGVPKTG
- the ahpC gene encoding alkyl hydroperoxide reductase subunit C → MSVINTEIKPFTAEAFKNGEFITVSDTDVKGKWGVFFFYPADFTFVCPTELGDVADHYEELQKLGVEVYSVSTDTHFTHKAWHDSSETIGKIKYTMIGDPTLQISRNFEILREDQGLANRGTFIVDPQGVIQAIEITAEGIGRNAADLLRKIKAAQYVAAHPGEVCPAKWEEGEATLAPSLDLVGKI
- the ubiU gene encoding ubiquinone anaerobic biosynthesis protein UbiU, translating into MQLVCPAGSLPALKAAVRQGADAVYTGFRDDTNARHFAGLNFTDKQLEQGLELIRKEGRKLFIAVNTYALPDGWQRWQRAVDQAADLGVDALIVGDPGIMAYASKRYPALNLHLSVQGSATNAGALNFYHEHYGIRRTVLPRVLSLNQVKQVAASSPVPVEVFAFGSLCIMAEGRCHLSSYVTGESPNLSGVCSPASAVRWQEEPDGLTSRLSGVLIDRYQESEPAGYPTLCKGRFMVHGKRFHALEEPTSLNTMDLIPELTSIGVKAVKIEGRQRSPAYAEQVTGVWRQALDSYKANPQRFAVEDRWRRVLDGVSEGSQTTLGAYHRAWQ
- a CDS encoding acyl-CoA dehydrogenase family protein, whose protein sequence is MDFAYSVRTETLRQQVRGFLDQHIVPRLAEWHGEVAAGSFPVSFMGDLKALAKEEGLWNLFLPSLHADEPGQGLSNLEYAPLAEIMGRVSWASEVFNCNAPDTGNMELLHMFATREQNQRWLQPLLNGEIRSAFAMTEPDVASSDASNIQTLIRREGDEYVINGRKWFITNASHPDCAFLIVMGKTDPDGDARRQQSMVIVPFDTPGVELVRNIPVMHHLAPEGHSELIFRNVRVPLGNLLGGEGDGFMMAQARLGPGRVHHCMRAIGMAELALELMVDRAQERKTFGRYLHQHGSISEWIARSRMEIEQARLLVLKTAWMIDNVGAKGARKEIAMIKAVVPGMLSQVVDRAMQVFGAMGLTPDTPLADLWISSRCLRIADGPDEVHLRSIARLEIDGAQERRGCSSDYLTPADVLRAR